From the Candidatus Eremiobacteraceae bacterium genome, one window contains:
- a CDS encoding HAD family hydrolase: MTSAARRGVEAVLFDFDHTLGVDHKLEETVLLELSQRYCAAPLTGEQIGAALALFRSGIVRLADMIRTALAGCSYGGDIVDLYKSLALELVPARLEPTPGAARTIAALEARGLAVAILSNGWTELQMAKAAAIGFEGSVYVSESIGAWKPDTRAFEIATQGLDVSPQRSIYVGDSPLTDVVGAKNAGMLTVWADLEAQAYPDGVTAPDFSITSLDQVVGLVCA; this comes from the coding sequence TTGACCTCGGCTGCGCGACGCGGCGTCGAGGCTGTGCTGTTCGACTTCGACCACACGCTCGGCGTCGACCACAAACTCGAGGAGACCGTGCTGCTCGAACTGTCGCAGCGCTATTGCGCGGCGCCGCTGACGGGCGAGCAGATCGGTGCCGCGCTCGCGCTGTTCCGGAGCGGCATCGTGCGGCTTGCCGACATGATCCGGACCGCGCTCGCCGGCTGTTCGTACGGCGGCGACATCGTCGATCTCTACAAATCGCTCGCGCTCGAGCTCGTGCCGGCCCGTCTCGAGCCGACGCCGGGCGCGGCTCGGACGATCGCAGCGCTCGAAGCGCGCGGTCTTGCCGTCGCTATCTTGAGCAACGGTTGGACCGAGCTGCAGATGGCAAAGGCGGCGGCGATCGGCTTCGAGGGCTCGGTGTACGTATCGGAATCGATCGGCGCTTGGAAGCCCGACACGCGCGCATTCGAGATCGCGACGCAAGGTCTGGACGTTTCGCCGCAGCGATCGATATACGTCGGCGATTCGCCCCTGACCGACGTCGTCGGGGCAAAAAACGCGGGTATGTTGACGGTCTGGGCCGACCTCGAGGCTCAGGCGTATCCCGACGGCGTGACTGCGCCGGATTTCTCTATCACCTCGCTCGATCAGGTGGTAGGGCTCGTCTGCGCATAG